In the Deinococcus sp. YIM 134068 genome, GACGCGCCGCTCCTCCTTGATGGATGGGGCGGCGTGTTTGTTGTCGGGTTGCCGGATTGGAATGTTGGGCAAGCGTGGCTCGTCACCCCCTCCCAGCCTCCCCCTCAAACGCCTGATGTGCAATAGAAAGCCAGCGTGCCGAACGTGCTTTTTACTCCCTCTCCCCTTGCGGGAGAGGGCTGGGGAGAGGGGTGACGAGCACCGCTCGTCCTCTTGTTGGACGACGAAAACGCTTCCACTGCCCAACTCGCAATTCACATCAGGCGTCTCAAGGGGGGAGGGGCCAAAACCCCGCGCCTTACGTTCTGGCGACTGGACGCTGGCGACTGGCGACCCCCAACCTCACGGTGAGCCGTCCCGTCCCTGCCTACACTCGGCAGGTGCGTAAGCCTCCCGCCAACGACCCCATCCCCACGCGGGAGCTGCTGCGGATTCTGGCCCGCGCGCTCCCGGCGCTGGTGCGGAGTGCGCCCCTGCTCGTCTCGCTGATGCTGCTGATGGTGGTCGTGCAGGGGTTGGTGCCCGCCGCGACCGTCTTCCTGAGCAAGTGGACGGTGGACGGCATCGGGCGGGTGGCCGCCGGGGGGGAGGCGAACCTCACCCTGCTCGCGGTCGCGTGGGCGGGCACGGCGCTCGTCTCGCAACTGACGGCGGTGGCGAGCACGGTCCTCCAGGGGTACGCCGCCGACCACTTCACGGTCCAGACGGTGACGGGCCTGATGCGCAAGATGCAGGCCCTCCCCGGCCTCGACGTGGTGGAGGACCCCCGCTTCCACGACGACGTGGAGACCTTGCAGATGGGTGCCCGCTTCCGGCCCCTGAGCCTCACGGCGACCGTGCTCGGCCTGACCCGCAGCCTCGTCGGCGTGATCGGCGTGGCGGGGGCGCTGCTCACGGTCGGGTGGTGGGTGCCGCTCGTCGTCGTGGTGGGGATGCTGCCGCTGGCGCGCACGCAGATTCGCCTGCGCGAGATGGGCTGGAGCCTCGCCATCCAGCGCACCCAGGAGGCCCGCGAACTCTCCTACGACCAGCGCGTCGCCATGCGGCACGAGTACGCGAAGGAGGTGCGGCTCTACGACCTGATGCCGTACCTCACCGGGCGCTATCTGAGCAAGGCGCTCGCCTACCAGGGCGTCATGCGCGAGATGCGGAATCGGCAGGTCCTCGGCGTCCTGCCCGCGCAGGCGCTCGCGCTGGCGGTCACGGCGGGCCTCTTCGCCTACGCGGTCGCGCGGGCGGGCGAGGGTGGGTTGACGGCGGGGGCGGTCGTCCTCGTCATCGGGGCGCTCGCGCAGGTCCGCGAGGGGCTGGGGGGCATCACCGAGGGGCTGGGGATGGGCACCGAACACCTCCGCTGGTTCCAGAAGTACTACGCCTTCCTCGACGCGAAACCGGGCGTGGCGTCGCCCACGAATCCCCGGCCCCTTCCCGCCCGCCTCAACCTCACGCTGGAGGGGGTCTCGTTCGCCTACCGGGGCGGCCCGACCGTGCTGGAGGACGTGAGCCTGACCATCCCCGAGGGGCAGGTCGTCGCCATCGTGGGCGAGAACGGGGCGGGCAAGACCACCCTCGTCAAGCTGCTTCTACGTTTCTACGACCCGACCTCCGGGCGCGTGACGGTGGGGGCACCGGGCGAAGCGACCGACCTGCGCGACCTCGATCCCGCCGCATGGAGAA is a window encoding:
- a CDS encoding ABC transporter ATP-binding protein, whose protein sequence is MRKPPANDPIPTRELLRILARALPALVRSAPLLVSLMLLMVVVQGLVPAATVFLSKWTVDGIGRVAAGGEANLTLLAVAWAGTALVSQLTAVASTVLQGYAADHFTVQTVTGLMRKMQALPGLDVVEDPRFHDDVETLQMGARFRPLSLTATVLGLTRSLVGVIGVAGALLTVGWWVPLVVVVGMLPLARTQIRLREMGWSLAIQRTQEARELSYDQRVAMRHEYAKEVRLYDLMPYLTGRYLSKALAYQGVMREMRNRQVLGVLPAQALALAVTAGLFAYAVARAGEGGLTAGAVVLVIGALAQVREGLGGITEGLGMGTEHLRWFQKYYAFLDAKPGVASPTNPRPLPARLNLTLEGVSFAYRGGPTVLEDVSLTIPEGQVVAIVGENGAGKTTLVKLLLRFYDPTSGRVTVGAPGEATDLRDLDPAAWRTQIAAVFQDFARFEWTLRDNVLLGRPEDDAKLGQAVTASGLDGVLPRLADGLNTRIGQAFGGVDLSGGQWQKLATARALYRDARLLILDEPTAALDPRSEAEVFAAFAALARGRTTLLITHRLGSVLMADRILVMKSGRLIEDGTHASLLAKGGEYAEFWRLQAGQYVEGELREMVEAGQ